The proteins below come from a single Megalops cyprinoides isolate fMegCyp1 chromosome 5, fMegCyp1.pri, whole genome shotgun sequence genomic window:
- the LOC118778534 gene encoding macrophage immunometabolism regulator-like, whose product MSLKMEMDVSGVSRTPMSVLPAAEPKATLQLETEKRRCSSTPCSPIRGTVSGYQIVHMDSNYLVGFTTGEELLKLAHKWPGTEKAATEALPSPRAKPLDAGLHRASRIYKTKSRHYQPYDIPAVNGRRRRRMPSSGDSYLKPPPGEPSKALHGPLPLCLLRGKRSQSLDYLNVDKMSMMEPADTEVLQHQLQHLTLRGERVFTRNKT is encoded by the coding sequence ATGTCTTTAAAGATGGAGATGGACGTCAGTGGAGTGTCCAGGACGCCCATGTCTGTTCTGCCTGCCGCTGAGCCGAAAGCCACCCTACAACTGGAGACGGAGAAACGGCGATGCTCCAGCACACCCTGTTCTCCCATCAGAGGTACTGTTTCGGGATACCAGATTGTCCACATGGACTCCAACTACCTGGTGGGTTTCACCACGGGGGAGGAGCTTCTGAAGCTGGCCCACAAGTGGCCGGGGACGGAGAAGGCCGCCACAGAGGCCTTGCCGAGCCCACGGGCAAAACCACTGGACGCGGGCCTCCACCGGGCCTCTCGAATTTACAAAACCAAGAGCCGCCACTACCAGCCTTACGACATTCCCGCCGTCAACGGCCGGCGGCGGAGGCGCATGCCCAGCTCGGGTGACAGTTACCTCAAGCCACCGCCAGGCGAGCCCAGCAAGGCCCTTCACGGCCCCCTACCGCTCTGCCTTCTGCGGGGGAAAAGGTCGCAGTCGCTGGACTACCTCAACGTGGACAAAATGAGCATGATGGAGCCAGCAGACACCGAGGTCCTGCAGCACCAGCTCCAACACCTCACTCTCCGAGGCGAGCGGGTGTTTACCCGGAACAAGacctga
- the LOC118777578 gene encoding lysozyme C-like, with amino-acid sequence MRVLVFLLLVAAASAKVFERCELARRLKQAGMDGYRGVSLGDWVCLAKWESGYNTQATNRNTDGSTDYGIFQINSRWWCNDGRIRTQNACHISCSQLLSSDISVAIECAKRVVRDPNGIRAWVAWRNRCQGHDVRQYIAGCGV; translated from the exons ATGAGGGTTCTGGTCTTTTTGCTCCTTGTGGCCGCCGCAAGTGCCAAGGTGTTTGAACGATGCGAGTTGGCGAGGAGACTCAAGCAAGCAGGGATGGACGGCTACAGAGGGGTCTCCCTGGGTGACT GGGTCTGCCTGGCCAAGTGGGAATCAGGCTACAACACCCAGGCTACCAACCGCAACACCGACGGATCCACTGACTACGGCATTTTCCAGATCAACAGCCGCTGGTGGTGTAACGATGGAAGGATTCGCACTCAGAACGCCTGTCACATCTCCTGCTCCC AGCTCCTGTCCTCTGACATCAGCGTGGCCATTGAATGCGCCAAGCGTGTGGTCAGAGACCCCAATGGGATCAGAGCATG GGTGGCCTGGCGTAATCGCTGCCAGGGCCATGATGTTAGGCAGTATATAGCAGGCTGTGGTGTGTGA
- the LOC118777706 gene encoding lysozyme C-like produces MRTLVFLLLVAAASAKVFSRCELARRLKDAGMDGYRGVSLGDWVCLAKWESDYNTDAINHNTDGSTDYGIFQINSRWWCNNGRTRTENACHISCSQLLSSDISVAIECAKRVVRDPNGIRAWVAWRNHCQGHDVWQYVAGCGV; encoded by the exons ATGAGGACCCTGGTCTTTTTGCTACTTGTGGCCGCCGCGAGCGCCAAGGTTTTCAGTCGGTGTGAGCTGGCGCGGAGACTCAAAGACGCAGGGATGGACGGCTACAGAGGGGTCTCCCTGGGTGACT GGGTCTGCCTGGCCAAGTGGGAATCGGACTACAACACCGATGCCATCAACCACAACACCGACGGATCCACTGACTACGGCATTTTCCAGATCAACAGCCGCTGGTGGTGCAACAACGGAAGGACCCGCACTGAGAACGCCTGTCACATCTCCTGCTCCC AGCTCCTGTCCTCTGACATCAGCGTGGCCATCGAATGCGCCAAGCGTGTGGTCAGAGACCCCAATGGGATTAGAGCATG GGTGGCCTGGCGTAATCACTGCCAGGGCCATGATGTCTGGCAGTATGTGGCAGGCTGTGGTGTGTGA